One Streptomyces fagopyri DNA window includes the following coding sequences:
- a CDS encoding 2'-5' RNA ligase family protein, protein MAGDHSGEFQAGQSGLIVRVPEAEPAVRAWRDRLDPSARAGVPAHVTVLFPFLDESRIDDGARAAIGEVIGRHRPFEARFEHCGRFPGILYLVPEPDLPLRRLTEAIAQRWPEAPPFGGQFDEVVPHLTIAQGQDDAVLEEAESDVRGRLPVTARVSSVDLMVHDGTSWQQRASFALR, encoded by the coding sequence CACTCAGGTGAGTTCCAGGCAGGGCAGTCGGGACTCATCGTGAGGGTCCCCGAGGCAGAACCTGCTGTTCGAGCGTGGCGTGACCGACTGGACCCTTCAGCCCGTGCGGGTGTTCCGGCGCATGTCACCGTCCTCTTTCCGTTTCTCGACGAGAGCCGCATCGACGACGGTGCTCGTGCTGCCATCGGAGAAGTGATCGGGCGTCACCGGCCCTTCGAGGCCCGGTTCGAGCACTGCGGGCGATTCCCGGGAATCTTGTATCTCGTTCCCGAACCGGACCTACCGCTCCGTCGGCTCACCGAGGCGATCGCGCAACGGTGGCCGGAGGCCCCGCCGTTCGGTGGGCAGTTCGACGAGGTCGTCCCGCATCTGACCATCGCCCAAGGGCAAGACGATGCCGTGCTGGAGGAAGCCGAGTCCGACGTTCGCGGCCGACTTCCCGTCACTGCCCGCGTGTCGTCGGTCGATCTGATGGTCCACGACGGAACGAGCTGGCAGCAGCGGGCGTCGTTCGCGCTCCGGTGA
- a CDS encoding IS630 family transposase (programmed frameshift), protein MRYPQGGGLTPERQAFRERIRLEAAERFAAGASNVQVANDLRVSVRSVQRWRRSWHDTGSEGLRSAGPVSRPKLSEALFAVLEQELAKGPVAHGRPDQTWTLSRIRTLIGRRFHKSMTLSAIARMPHRHGFSHQVPVRRAIERDEEAVAGWVKETWPQVEGPWRRSMPGCASKTRPGFSMTPPTARTWARRGHTPVIRVRGRSQRRFSLAALACYKQGERSRLIYRPKRHVDHKRGGRRSFTWTDYRDLLIAAHRRLDAPIVLVWDNLNVHKDRRLREFIDTHDWITCYFLPAYAPDLNPVEGIWSLLRRSSQVNTAFTDPDDLISTLRHGLRQIQYRSNLIDGCLAETCLTTTTTSVTPH, encoded by the exons GTGAGATATCCGCAGGGTGGTGGGCTGACGCCTGAACGGCAGGCGTTTCGCGAGCGGATCCGGCTGGAGGCCGCGGAGCGATTCGCTGCGGGTGCGTCCAACGTCCAGGTCGCCAACGACTTACGGGTGAGTGTGCGCTCGGTGCAGCGCTGGCGCCGGTCCTGGCACGACACCGGCTCCGAGGGGCTGCGGTCTGCCGGTCCCGTGTCACGGCCCAAGCTGAGTGAGGCCCTGTTCGCCGTGCTCGAGCAGGAGCTGGCGAAGGGACCGGTCGCACATGGCCGGCCGGACCAGACGTGGACGCTGTCGCGGATCAGAACGCTGATCGGGCGCCGGTTCCACAAGAGCATGACACTGTCGGCGATCGCGCGGATGCCGCACCGGCATGGCTTCAGCCACCAGGTGCCGGTCCGTCGAGCGATCGAGCGTGACGAGGAGGCCGTGGCGGGCTGGGTGAAGGAGACCTGGCCGCAGGTGGAAGGTCCGTGGCGGCGCTCGATGCCTGGCTGTGCTTCGAAGACGAGGC CCGGCTTCTCGATGACGCCGCCCACCGCACGGACCTGGGCCCGGCGCGGACACACGCCCGTCATCCGGGTGCGAGGGCGCTCTCAACGCCGCTTCTCCCTCGCCGCTCTGGCCTGCTACAAGCAGGGTGAACGCTCGCGGCTGATCTACCGGCCCAAACGACACGTCGATCACAAGCGGGGCGGCAGACGCAGTTTCACCTGGACCGACTACCGCGACCTGCTCATCGCCGCACACCGGCGGCTCGACGCACCCATTGTGCTCGTGTGGGACAACCTCAACGTCCACAAAGACCGCCGACTACGGGAGTTCATCGACACCCACGACTGGATCACCTGCTACTTCCTCCCGGCCTACGCACCAGACCTCAACCCCGTCGAGGGCATCTGGTCACTCCTGCGCCGCAGTAGCCAGGTCAACACCGCCTTCACCGATCCAGACGACCTCATCAGCACGCTCCGCCACGGTCTCCGCCAGATCCAATACCGCAGCAACCTCATCGACGGATGCCTCGCCGAAACCTGCCTCACCACGACGACAACGTCAGTAACACCTCACTGA